A single Venturia canescens isolate UGA chromosome 1, ASM1945775v1, whole genome shotgun sequence DNA region contains:
- the LOC122417425 gene encoding uncharacterized protein, which translates to MRVLWSLVTVAACLYHNYGCTRAAPTGTTDEILLGQIDIDVQEDDQSNEITAEPFEKKCIADGKSYSHAEVVYYDANSRCICVAGNVYCFWHGLPPPTTDSSFNDGKIHSEEESGESRSSQSTESACQDSPSLSNDTSDENSPLPSQTTNQDDLTDTFNNNEREKSEEDVEEEEDDDSSNEDDDDDASSEESTEESVPTSPRTNPPITPITCVVLDRTYRVGEVLPHNTGNCIECSCGPEGHVVCAPRDCVSIVPHRDYREENFQIPIAGDLRGIDENF; encoded by the exons CACCCACAGGAACCACTGACGAAATTTTACTCGGCCAAATCGATATAGACGTTCAAGAGGACGACCAATCCAATGAAATAACTGCGGAacctttcgagaaaaaatgcaTCGCTGATGGCAAATCCTATTCTCACGCTGAAGTG GTTTATTACGACGCTAATTCGCGGTGCATATGCGTCGCCGGGAATGTCTATTGTTTTTGGCACGGTTTACCACCTCCCACCACCGATTCATCGTTCAATGATGGAAAAATCCACAGCGAGGAGGAAAGTGGGGAATCACGTTCGAGCCAATCGACCGAATCAGCTTGCCAGGACTCACCGAGTTTGTCGAACGACACGAGCGACGAGAACTCACCACTTCCGTCCCAGACCACGAATCAGGACGATTTGACGGATACGTTCAATAataatgagagagaaaaatcggaGGAGGACgtagaggaggaggaggatgaCGATTCGAGCAACgaggacgatgacgacgacgcgTCCTCGGAGGAGAGCACCGAGGAAAGTGTCCCGACGAGCCCGAGAACGAATCCACCGATAACTCCGATCACTTGTGTCGTCCTGG ATAGGACATATCGCGTGGGGGAGGTACTACCGCACAACACCGGAAACTGCATCGAGTGCAGCTGCGGTCCCGAAGGTCACGTGGTCTGTGCGCCACGCGATTGCGTCTCGATCGTGCCGCACCGTGACTACAGGGAGGAAAACTTCCAGATACCGATAGCTGGTGATTTGCGGGGTAtcgacgaaaatttctag